From one Lolium rigidum isolate FL_2022 chromosome 4, APGP_CSIRO_Lrig_0.1, whole genome shotgun sequence genomic stretch:
- the LOC124648724 gene encoding WAT1-related protein At1g09380-like, translating into MSLDVAGAAKKKVLLAEGLLLPASMVLVQAFTMGALLLSKLAFNVGMAPFVLLAYRNLIGSMTVAPFAFYFEREMMKKVNMKIFGWISLTSLFGIVLAMGLHYYGLRATNAGYSVDFLNLIPVVTFVTAVILRVEKLRIGTCPGKMKVLGTAICVGGTMVISMYKGKLLHLWPTHLLKPHLQAIGAVSPVQNHHSMLLGTLFLAGSTLSYAFWFIIQVRVSKEFPSKYFSTMLACLSGTVQAAVFGLVLDRDLSAWALKWDLQLLVVVYSGVFNTGVSFCLISWAIARRGPTYPSMFNSLSLVVTTVLDSVLLGTDVSVGSLLGAMLIILGLYAFLWGKGKEAQEQRKQIRAATSGDQNGCPPAVAGNGVDSLQVGKHEVRIRVEVS; encoded by the exons ATGTCCTTGGATGTCGCCGGTGCCGCGAAGAAGAAGGTGTTACTGGCGGAGGGGCTGCTGCTCCCGGCTAGCATGGTGCTGGTGCAGGCCTTCACCATGGGCGCCCTCCTCCTGTCCAAGCTAGCCTTCAACGTCGGCATGGCGCCTTTCGTCCTCCTCGCCTACCGCAACCTCATTGGCTCCATGACCGTCGCCCCCTTCGCCTTCTACTTCGAGAG GGAGATGATGAAAAAGGTGAACATGAAGATATTTGGCTGGATCTCCTTAACCTCTTTGTTCGG AATCGTGCTAGCAATGGGACTGCACTACTACGGTCTGCGCGCCACCAACGCGGGATACTCTGTCGATTTCCTTAATCTGATCCCTGTTGTCACCTTTGTCACTGCTGTAATACTCCG AGTGGAGAAGCTGAGGATAGGGACATGCCCGGGCAAGATGAAGGTCCTCGGCACAGCGATTTGTGTGGGAGGGACGATGGTGATCAGCATGTACAAAGGCAAGCTGCTGCATCTATGGCCTACCCACCTACTGAAACCGCACCTGCAGGCGATCGGCGCAGTCTCTCCCGTCCAAAACCACCACAGCATGCTCCTTGGCACGCTGTTCCTTGCCGGCAGCACACTCAGCTACGCCTTCTGGTTCATCATACAG GTACGAGTGTCCAAGGAGTTTCCGTCCAAGTACTTTTCGACAATGCTAGCTTGCCTGTCAGGGACCGTGCAGGCGGCGGTGTTCGGACTTGTGCTAGACAGGGATCTATCGGCATGGGCGCTCAAGTGGGACCTGCAGCTACTCGTCGTCGTCTACTCG GGTGTCTTCAACACCGGAGTCAGCTTCTGCTTGATCTCGTGGGCTATCGCTCGTCGTGGGCCCACCTACCCTTCCATGTTCAACTCGTTGTCACTGGTAGTCACCACGGTTCTTGATTCAGTGTTGCTTGGCACGGATGTCTCAGTGGGGAG CTTGCTTGGAGCCATGCTGATCATCCTAGGGTTGTACGCGTTCCTCTGGGGGAAAGGAAAGGAGGCACAAGAGCAGCGCAAACAAATCAGGGCCGCGACGAGCGGAGATCAGAACGGGTGCCCTCCGGCAGTGGCGGGTAATGGCGTGGATAGCCTGCAGGTTGGGAAGCACGAGGTGCGAATTCGCGTGGAAGTCAGCTAG